Proteins encoded together in one Portunus trituberculatus isolate SZX2019 chromosome 39, ASM1759143v1, whole genome shotgun sequence window:
- the LOC123515767 gene encoding uncharacterized protein LOC123515767, which yields MCPSTMFVLPKVVVVGVVCVLVVLQAQLSQSQGALKCPKNMAPGEEMTVEIPCQGQTNGCKLFCEAECDAYIFTCENGHLEANMQDVEMDCSLEKLVVKEGGEPKEDFCGSIDDIVSEGEKLIIRYKKLGQASMFMNGGCTCTERCDCFYTVKCVVETTTAAPTTTSATTSA from the exons ATGtgtcccag CACCATGTTCGTGTTGCCGAAGGTTGTGGTTGTGGGCGTGGTCTGTGTCTTGGTGGTACTCCAAGCACAGCTCTCTCAGTCCCAGGGCGCTTTAAAATGTCCTAAGAATATGGCACCAGGAGAAGAAATGACGGTTGAGATTCCATGCCAAGGACAAACAAATGGCTGTAAACTCTTCTGTGAAGC tgaaTGCGACGCCTACATTTTCACCTGTGAGAACGGTCACCTGGAGGCAAACATGCAGGATGTCGAAATGGACTGCTCTTTAGAAAAGCTGGtggtaaaagaaggaggagaacccAAAGAAGA TTTCTGCGGTTCGATAGACGATATTGTCTCTGAGGGAGAGAAGCTAATCATCCGATACAAGAAGCTGGGACAAGCCAGTATGTTTATGAATGGGGGTTGCACATGTACAGAAAGGTGCGATTGTTTCTACACTGTGAAATGTGTGGTTGAGACCACaactgctgctcctactactactagtgctactactagtGCATAA
- the LOC123515768 gene encoding uncharacterized protein LOC123515768, whose product MFVLPKVVVVGVVCVLVVLQAQLSHSHAALKCSKNMAPGEEMTVEIPCKGQTHGCKLFCEAECDAYIFTCENGHLEANMQDVEMDCSLEKLVVKEGGELQDNFCGSIDDIVSEGEKLIIRYKKLGQASMFMNGGCTGTERCDCFYTVKCVV is encoded by the exons ATGTTCGTGTTGCCCAAggttgtggttgtgggtgtggtctGTGTCTTGGTGGTACTCCAAGCacagctctctcactctcatgcCGCTTTAAAATGTTCTAAGAATATGGCACCAGGAGAAGAAATGACGGTTGAGATTCCATGCAAAGGACAAACCCATGGCTGCAAACTCTTCTGTGAAGC tgaaTGCGACGCCTACATTTTCACCTGTGAGAACGGTCACCTGGAGGCAAACATGCAGGATGTCGAAATGGACTGCTCTTTAGAAAAGCTGGtggtaaaagaaggaggagaactcCAAGATAA TTTCTGCGGTTCGATAGACGATATTGTCTCTGAGGGAGAGAAGCTAATCATCCGATACAAGAAGCTGGGACAAGCCAGTATGTTTATGAATGGGGGTTGCACAGGTACAGAAAGGTGCGATTGTTTCTACACTGTGAAATGTGTGGTTTGA